CTGCGGACCGGGCACACGCTCACGGTGAAGCCGTACGCGCCCGTCCCACTCGCCAAGAAGGACCCGTTCGGCCTGGTCCAGGCGCTCATGCTGGTCCCGCTGCTGATCGGCGGGTACATGAGCTCGACGCTGCTGATGTCGGCCACCGGCAGGGCGGCCGGCCACTGGCGCGCCGCGCAGCTGGCCGGGTTCGCCATCGCGGGCGGCCTGCTCGTCGACCTGATCGTGTGCTATTGGCTGCGCGGCTTCCCCAGCGGCAAGTTCTGGATCGTCTGGCCGATCTGCTCGCTGATCATCGCCGCGGTCGCGTTCGTCGCCGCGGTGCTGCAGAAGCTGCTCGGGCCCGCGGGCACGCTGGTGACGGTCGTCGCCATGATCCTCGTCGGCAACCCGTCCTCGGGCGGCGCGAGCGGAGTGCCGTACCTGCCCGCGTTCTGGCGCGACATCGGCCCGTACCTGCCGCCGCGCAACGCCTACATCCTGCTGCACCACTCGATCTACTTCGACGGCCACGGCACCAGCCAGGCGTTGATCAACCTACTGATCTACCTGGGCGCGGCCGGGATCGTGCTGATCGTGCTGGACCGGCGCCGGTCGGAGGCCGCCGTGCCCACCGACGCCACCGAGGCGGCCGCCATGGCCGTCCCGATCGGCGCCGTGCCCTGAGCCCCACCCATACGCGACCTCAACCACGCACTGATGGGAGAACACGTTGACCAGCAACAAGAACGGCTCGGCTAGCGCGAGTGGAGCGCAGCCGATGACGCTGCCGCTGCTGCGCGGTCAGAAGGCGCTGGTGACCGGGGCGAACTCGGGCATCGGCAAGTCCACCGCCATCGCCCTCGGCCGGGCCGGCGCCGACGTCGTGGTCAACTACGTCGCAGGACCCGAAGACGCGGAAGCGGTGGTCAAGGAGATCGAGTCCTTCGGCGTGCGCGCCTACGCCGCCCAGGCGGACGTCTCCGACGAGGATCAGGTCGATGAGATGTTCGCGCACATGGTGTCCGAGTTCGGCACCATCGACGTCCTCGTGGCCAACGCCGGGCTGCAGCGCGACGCCTCGGTCACCGACATGACGCTGGCCCAGTGGCAGAAGGTCATCGACGTCAACCTCACCGGCCAGTTCCTGTGCGCCCGCGCCGCGGCCAAGGAGTTCCTGCGCCGCGGCCTCGTGCCCGAGGTCTCCCGCTGCGTCGGCAAGATCATCTGCATGAGCTCGGTGCACCAGATCATCCCCTGGGCCGGCCACGTCAACTACGCCTCGTCCAAGGGCGGCGTGCTGATGATGATGCAGACCCTGGCCCAGGAACTCGCCCCGCACGGCATCCGCGTCAACGCCGTCGCGCCCGGCGCCATCAAGACGCCGATCAACCGCGACGCCTGGTCGAGCCCGCAGGCCGAGGCCGAGCTGCTGAAGCTCATCCCCTACCGCCGCGTCGGCGAGCCCGACGACATCGCCAACGCCGTCACCGTCATGGCCTCGGACCTGATGGACTACGTCGTCGGCAGCACCCTGTTCGTCGACGGCGGCATGACGCTGTTTCCGGGCTTCGCCACCGGCGGCTGAACGCGCGCCGGCGCCTTGACCTGGTCCGGCGTCACTCGGCCGGCGCGCCCGGGTTTTCGGGCGAGCGCCGGGGGCCGATGCTGGAGACATGGGGTCTCGCGGCGGACGGCTGGGCCGCCTATCGCCCCACGGCGGGCCGATATCTGCGGCCTATCTCGTGCTGCTCGTCGCGTTGACGGCGCTGGCGTCGGTGCCCGGGACGCGGTCCGCGGCGACGGTCGCGCTGGCGGCCGGGGCGGTCGTCGCAGCGGTGGTCGGAGCGTGCAAGCTCGGGCGCCACCATCTGTGGGCGGGGATGCTGCTGGTCGGGGCGTTGCTCGCGCAGCTGATCGGGCTGATCTTGTTCCTCCGGGACGGGGGCCTGACGGAACGGCCCGGGACCTTTCCCACGGTCACCGACGCCTGGTTCATCGCGGCGTTGCCCCTGATGATCGCGGCGCTGGCGCTGCTCACGGTTCCCGGGATCGAGCGGCCTTGGTCGGCGATCCTCGACGCCTGCATCGTCGCGGTCGCCCTGGCGCTGCTGCTGTGGCTGGCGCTGTTCGACAGCGTGCACCCGGTCTGGCCGTCCTGGCAGCCCAAGGTGATCGCCTTCGTCTACATGCTGGGCTATGTCGCGGTCCTGGCTCTCTCGGTGCTGATGATGGGCTCGGACACGGGTCGGGTGCGGGTCGGCGCCCTGTTCGTCAT
This genomic window from Actinospica robiniae DSM 44927 contains:
- a CDS encoding glucose 1-dehydrogenase — translated: MTLPLLRGQKALVTGANSGIGKSTAIALGRAGADVVVNYVAGPEDAEAVVKEIESFGVRAYAAQADVSDEDQVDEMFAHMVSEFGTIDVLVANAGLQRDASVTDMTLAQWQKVIDVNLTGQFLCARAAAKEFLRRGLVPEVSRCVGKIICMSSVHQIIPWAGHVNYASSKGGVLMMMQTLAQELAPHGIRVNAVAPGAIKTPINRDAWSSPQAEAELLKLIPYRRVGEPDDIANAVTVMASDLMDYVVGSTLFVDGGMTLFPGFATGG